The Argentina anserina chromosome 3, drPotAnse1.1, whole genome shotgun sequence genome includes a region encoding these proteins:
- the LOC126788932 gene encoding heavy metal-associated isoprenylated plant protein 47-like isoform X2, with protein sequence MKQKIVMKMQFISEKRRTDAFKIAAGTTGVTNVSIEPDKDQLVVIGDGVDSVCLTKALRKKLRCVEIVSVAEVKKPEDEKKPAAECIPIQWTSSYVHYPMHYDLVYRW encoded by the exons ATGAAG CAAAAGATTGTGATGAAGATGCAGTTTATCTCTGAGAAACGCAGAACTGATGCCTTCAAGATTGCTGCCGGCACTACAG GTGTGACCAATGTGTCTATAGAACCAGATAAAGATCAACTTGTGGTGATCGGAGATGGAGTTGATTCCGTTTGCTTGACCAAGGCATTGAGGAAGAAGCTCCGGTGCGTTGAAATAGTTAGTGTTGCAGAGGTGAAAAAGCCCGAAGATGAGAAGAAGCCAGCAGCTGAGTGTATTCCCATTCAATGGACATCAAGCTATGTGCACTACCCCATGCATTATGATCTTGTCTACCGATGGTGA
- the LOC126788932 gene encoding heavy metal-associated isoprenylated plant protein 47-like isoform X4, translated as MKQKIVMKMQFISEKRRTDAFKIAAGTTEPDKDQLVVIGDGVDSVCLTKALRKKLRCVEIVSVAEVKKPEDEKKPAAECIPIQWTSSYVHYPMHYDLVYRW; from the exons ATGAAG CAAAAGATTGTGATGAAGATGCAGTTTATCTCTGAGAAACGCAGAACTGATGCCTTCAAGATTGCTGCCGGCACTACAG AACCAGATAAAGATCAACTTGTGGTGATCGGAGATGGAGTTGATTCCGTTTGCTTGACCAAGGCATTGAGGAAGAAGCTCCGGTGCGTTGAAATAGTTAGTGTTGCAGAGGTGAAAAAGCCCGAAGATGAGAAGAAGCCAGCAGCTGAGTGTATTCCCATTCAATGGACATCAAGCTATGTGCACTACCCCATGCATTATGATCTTGTCTACCGATGGTGA
- the LOC126788932 gene encoding heavy metal-associated isoprenylated plant protein 47-like isoform X1: MKQKIVMKMQFISEKRRTDAFKIAAGTTGVTNVSIEADKDQLVVIGDGVDSVCLTKALRKKLRCVEIVSVAEVKKPEDEKKPAAECIPIQWTSSYVHYPMHYDLVYRW; this comes from the exons ATGAAG CAAAAGATTGTGATGAAGATGCAGTTTATCTCTGAGAAACGCAGAACTGATGCCTTCAAGATTGCTGCCGGCACTACAG GTGTGACCAATGTGTCTATAGAAGCAGATAAAGACCAACTTGTGGTGATCGGAGATGGAGTTGATTCCGTTTGCTTGACCAAGGCATTGAGGAAGAAGCTCCGGTGCGTTGAAATAGTTAGTGTTGCAGAGGTGAAAAAGCCCGAAGATGAGAAGAAGCCAGCAGCTGAGTGTATTCCCATTCAATGGACATCAAGCTATGTGCACTACCCCATGCATTATGATCTTGTCTACCGATGGTGA
- the LOC126788929 gene encoding heavy metal-associated isoprenylated plant protein 47-like encodes MWNLFCCLSDCSVHCSASTVKQKIVMKVQFSSEKRRTEAFKIAAGFKGVSDVSVDADKDQVIVIGVGIDSVCLANSLRNKLGYAQISSVEEVKKKDEEKKPEVIPIQWTPSYIQYPVHCDVGYW; translated from the exons ATGTGGAATTTATTTTGTTGTCTTTCAGATTGTTCTGTACACTGTTCGGCCTCCACTGTGAAG CAAAAGATTGTGATGAAGGTGCAATTTAGCTCTGAGAAACGCAGAACTGAGGCCTTCAAGATTGCTGCTGGCTTTAAAG GTGTGAGCGACGTGTCTGTAGATGCAGATAAAGACCAAGTCATTGTGATTGGAGTCGGAATTGATTCGGTTTGCTTGGCCAATTCGTTGAGGAATAAGCTCGGCTACGCTCAAATATCAAGTGTTGAAGAAGTGAAGAAGAAGGACGAAGAAAAGAAACCAGAAGTAATTCCAATTCAATGGACACCAAGCTATATTCAATATCCTGTGCACTGTGATGTTGGCTACTGGTGA